The nucleotide sequence TGTGAGCCCTCGAAGCGATCCAAGCCTTCCACGACGAGTTTTCTGGGAACAAATGCCCCCACGCCAGCGGCGATGAGTAAAGTCTTGGTCAGAAACTGCTGGCCTTTGTCGGTGACCACTAGGAGCCTGCCGTCAGGCGCGCGGTTGACCGTTTTGACTAATTGATTGAGGTGAAAGGTCGCAGCAAACGGCGCAATTTGTTGCAGCAGTCGTTCGGTCAGCTCTCTGCCAGTGCAGACGGTCAGCGCCGGTATATCGTAAATTGGCTTGTCAGGGTAGAGCTCCATGCATTGCCCACCCGCATAGGGGAGTGCGTCAACTACATGGGTCTTGATTTCGTGTAGCCCCAACTGAAAAACTTGGAACAAGCCCACAGGGCCTGCACCAATGATCAGCGCATCGATTTCTTGGATAGAAGCTGCTGCCTCCAATGAATCGAAAATGACTGCGGAGTGCGTTAAAGACTCCATGAGAGAAAGGCCTGCTTAGCGAATCAAATGCTGCAGCTTATTGACTTGGTCTTTCCATTCCTCTGCATCGGGTAAGGGAGCCTTGCGCTTGGTAATGCTCTTCCAGCTTGAGAGCTTTGCCAACTCTGCATTGAGCGCTGTCATGTGCTGTTGGTCTTTGGGAACGTCTTCTTCTGCGTAAATTGCGTTGACAGGGCACTCAGGGATGCATACCGCACAGTCGATGCACTCATCGGGGTCGATGGTCAGAAAGTTAGGGCCTTCGCGAAAGCAATCCACGGGGCAAACATCGACGCAATCGGTGTACTTGCACTTGATGCAGGCTTCGGTGACGGTATGGGTCATTTTTAGTCTTAAACGAACAAAGTTGAGGGGGAGGGCGCTGCGACGCTAACCCTTGATTTTATTGGCATTTGGGCGCAGCAAGCTTTTGGCATTCAACAAACCCTAAAGATCGGCCCACTGCGCTTGGGCACAGTGGCTTTTCGACTAACCCAGCAGCAGAGCGCCGGACGTCTTGTGGCTGGCGGTGTCCACCAGAATCAGCGAGCCCAGCACACGGCTTTGCGCGTACGGAACGGCCGTAATCGCCTCTTGCAAAGCGAGCTCGATGTGGCCAATGGCGTTGGGCGCAATCTCGGTCGCGTCGTGCTCTTGCAGGGTGTTGATGTCCAGGCTGTGCACGATGCGCTTGACCTTGGCCTTGATCCAGCGGTGGCCATGCAAAGCCAGGTACACGCGACCAGCAATCAGGGGCTCATCGTCCATCCAGGCCACAGTAGCCTTGATCTCGCGGGTGGCTTCTGCAAAAGCACGGGGCTTGGGGGTATCCGCGAATTCGTCGTCCGGGTCTGCTGCGGGCGTCACTTGTGCCAGCAGCCAGTCGCCACGGGACACATCCACTTCGCGGTCCAGCGTGATGCCAGCGCCATGGCCTGCGGCAATGCTGCCGGGCACACGGGCGTGGTTCACCACTTGGGCCACCACGGCGGTCTGGCCGCTGGGGTGGATGCTGATGGTGTCGCCCACCTGCACGGTACCGGTAGCAACGCGGCCCCAGAACACGCGGCGGCCCTGCGAGGTGTCGGCAGAGTTGTGGAATTTTTCGACCCATTGCACCGGGAAGGCGAAGGGCACATCGGTCTCAGCCGCGGTGACAGGCAGTGTCTCCAGCAGTGCCAGCAGGCTCGGGCCTTGGTAGCCGCACCAGTCGGGTGTGGCCTCCACCACGTTGTGGCCCTTGAGGGCAGACATGGGGATGGTGGCCGTCACCGTAATGCCCGCTTGCTGGGCAAAGGCTTGCAGCGCTTCGCTGATCTTGGCAAACGCCGCGGTGGCGTCATCACCCAAGGCGTCGAGCTTGTTCACGGCAAAGATGATGCCGGGCACGCGCAGCAGGTTGACCAGCAAGCTGTGGCGGCGGGTCTGGGGCAGCAGGTCCACCAAGCCGTCCACATTCCACTTGAGTTTGGTCGCGTCGACAAGCACCACAGCGGCATGGGCGCTGCTGGCGGCAGTGACCATGTTGCGGGTGTACTGCTCGTGGCCGGGCGCATCGCCAATGATGAACTTGCGGGTGGGGGTGGCGAAGTAGCGGTAGGCCACGTCGATGGTGATGCCTTGCTCGCGTTCGGCGCTCAGACCGTCGGTAAACAGTGCTAGGTCAGCCTCGCCGCTCTTGGAGACGTTGGCCAACTGGTCTTGCAGCACCGCCTTGCTGTCCACCAGCAGGCGGCCGATCAGGGTGCTCTTGCCATCGTCCACACTGCCGCAGGTGATGAAGCGCAGGGCGGATGAGGTGTCATTTGTGCTGCTGGCGCCCGTGGAATATGCGGGAGCAGCTATTGATTTGGTAGCAGTTGTCATAAGACTTTCTAGCAGTAATGGCTAGGATTGGGTAGGTAGGGCGCTTTGCGCAGTGAGGTAAAGGAGGAGGCCGCAGGCCGGGGGACACGAACGCAGCAGAGTGCCCTGCCTGCCTGATCCGGGTTACGCCTAGAAGTACCCGTCCTTTTTTCGCTTCTCCATGGAAGCCTCCGAAGTCTTGTCGTCCATGCGGGTGGCGCCACGCTCGCTCACGTCAGCCGCCAGCGTTTCGATCACGATGTCGGCAGCATTGGCTGCCAAGCTTTCCACCGGGCAGGTGCAGGTGATGTCGCCCACGGTGCGGAAACGCACGTCGCGGCTCTCAATCGTTTCGCCTTCTTTGGCCGGGGTCAGGTCGGTGACCGGCACCAGCAAGCCTTTGCGCTCGACCACATCGCGCTTGTGGGTGTAGTACAGCGATGGCAGGGCGATCTTTTCGCGCTCGATGTACTGCCACACGTCCAGCTCAGTCCAGTTGCTGATGGGGAACACGCGGAAGTGTTCGCCGGGCTGCAGACGGGTGTTGAACAACGTCCATAGCTCAGGGCGCTGGGCTTTGGGCTGCCATTGGCCGAAGCTGTCGCGGTGAGAAAAAATGCGCTCTTTGGCGCGTGCCTTTTCCTCGTCGCGGCGGGCGCCGCCAATCAGCGCGTCAAAGCGGAACTCGTCGATGGCTTCCAGCAGCGTGACCGACTGGTGCACATTGCGGCTCTCGCCGGGGTGGGCCAGGCGCACTGTGCCGCGGGCCATGGAGTCTTCCACGCTGCGCACGATGAGCTCGGCGCCCAGTTCCTTGGCGCGGAAGTCGCGGAAGTCGGTCACTTCATGGAAGTTGTGACCGGTATCGATCATCAAGAGCGGATAGGGGATGCGGCCGACGCCAAATGCCTTCTCCGCGCACTTGAGCATCACCAGCGAGTCTTTGCCGCCCGAGAACAGCAGGGCGGGGCGCTCAAACGCAGCTGCCACCTCACGCAAAATGAAGATGGTTTCCTCTTCCAGCGCGTCGAGGTGCAGGTTGGAGAGGCGGTCGAAATGGGTGGGTTCAGTCATGGCGTTCATGCTTTGGCTTCTTCATGTTTTACGTGCAGGCCGCACTCTTTGGCAGCTTCGTCCTCCCACCACCAGCGGCCGGAGCGGAAGTCCTCACCCAGGCTGATGGCGCGGGTGCAAGGCTCGCAGCCGATGCTGGGGAAGAACTGGTCGTGCAGGGGGTTGTAGTCCAGCTTGTTGGTTTGGATGTAGTGCCAGACATCACCCCAGGTCCAGTTGGCCAGAGGGTTGATCTTGATGCGGGGCTCAGAGCTGTCCACCAAGGGCACATCGGCGCGCGCGCCCGACTGCTCGCGGCGCAGGCCGGTGATCCAGGCGTCTTTGCCCTTGAGGGCGCGCTCCAGCGGTTCCATCTTGCGGATGCCGCAGCAGGCTTTGCGCAGGGCGATGCTCTTGTACATCGCGTCCTTGCCTTCGCGGTCCACAAATTGGATCACCGATTCACTCACCGGCTGGTACACGGTTACCGCAGCGCGGCTGGACGCCTTGAAGCGCTCCAGCAGGTCCAAGGTTTCCTTGTGCAGGGCACCGGTTTCCAGCACGAAGATGCCGATGTCCAGCTTCAGGCTGTTGATCAAGTGGCTGATCACCACGTCCTCTGCGCCCAGGCTGGACGCTTGGGTGACGGTGGCCACTCCTTTGCCGTTCTCGCCATCCACACCCGCATATTGGGCTGCTGCCTGGGCCAGCACGCCTTGGGCTTCGGCGAGCTTGATGATGTATTCGCCGCTGGCTTCGGCGTTACGGGCCATGGCGCTGCCCGCAGGCTGCACTTGCACCGCAAAGCGGTTGCCTAAAGAGGAGGTTTCCGCACTCATACCGCTTCCCCTTCACGGGCAAAGTGCGGCTTGACGGTGACTGCATCGCCTTGGTAGAAGCCGCGGTAGCGGTCGAACTGGCGCTGTGCAAAGTCGATATTCTGGTCAGCGCGCAGCACGGCCACGTCAAAACCGGTGCGTTCCATTTGCACCAGTTGGTCGATCAGCACGTCGCCGGTGGCGCGCAGTTCGCCGGTGAAGCCCAAGCGGCGGCGCAGCAAAAAGGCCTGGCTGTATGCGCGGCCGTCGGTGAACTTGGGAAAGCTCAGGTCGATGCGGGTCACGCCTGCGAGGTCCAGCGCGCGGGGGTCTTCGGTGTTCGCCAGTTCAATGACTTTCTGGTCCTCAGCGCCCGTGGAATGTGCGGAAGCAGCTATCAATTTCATAGTTTTTTCTTTCTTTCAGCGTGCGGGGCTTCAGGCTTCTTGGGCGTCTTTGGCGTAGCCATCTTTCTTGGGCAGGGCGTGCAATTCTTCGTGCTTGTCGGCCAGGCGGGCGCTGTTGGCAGCCGCCTTGAAGGGGTCCATGCCCACGCGCTTGAAACAGTCGATAAAGGTCTCGCTGCCCACGCGCTGCTGGCGGAAGGTCTCGAGCACGGCCTCAATCACGCCGGGCACCTCTAACGCACCGAAGGAGGGGCCCACGACCTTGCCGGGGACTGCGTCACCACTCAGTGCCGAGCCGTCCGAGCCGCCCAGGGACACCTGGTACCACTCCTTGCCGTCTTTATCCACGCCCAAGATGCCAATGTGGCCGCTGTGGTGGTGGCCGCAGGAGTTGATGCAACCGCTGATATGCAGGTCGATCTCGCCCAAGTCATGCAGCTCGTCCATGTCCTGGTAGCGCTCGGTGATCTGGGCGGCAATCGGGATGGAGCGGGCATTGGCCAGTGCACAGAAATCGCCGCCGGGGCAGGCGATCATGTCGGTCAGCAGGCGCACATTAGAGCGGGCCAAGCCAGCGTGGCTGGCGGCCACCCAGAGGGCGGGCAGGTCCTCAAACCGCACCCAAGGTAGCAGCAGGTTCTGGTCGTGGGTGACGCGGGTTTCACCGGCAGAGAACTCGTCGGCCAGGGCGGCTGCGGTATCGAGCTGGTCGGCATCCGCGTCTCCCGGGGCTTGACCCAGACGCTTGTACGACAGGGTGACGGCACGCAGAGCCGGGTTCTTGTGTGGGGCCACGTTCTGCTGCAGCCAACGGTCGTAGTCCTTTTGACGCTCAGCAGGGATTGCTACAGTTTTAGTAGCTGCCGGCGCACGTTCGGTGAGCGCTGGGGGCACAAAACATGCTGTAACGCGGTCCAACTCCGCCTGGCTGATGGTGTGCGGGGCACCGTCGCGGGTGATGATTTGCTCGTACTCGGCCTCCACCTCGTCGATGTAGCGCTGGCCTTCGGCCTTCACCAGAATCTTGATACGTGCCTTGTACAGGTTGTCGCGGCGGCCCCAGCGGTTGTACACGCGCACTACCGCCTCTAGGTAATTCATGATCTGGTTCCAGGGCAGGAAGGCGCGGATCTCGGTGCTGATCACCGGGGTGCGGCCCATGCCGCCGCCCACAAACACGCGAAAGCCTAGCTCGCCGGCATCGTTCTTAATCAGGTGCAGGCCCACGTCGTGCCAACGCACCGCAGCGCGGTCTTCGGTAGCGCCGGTGATGGCGATCTTGAACTTGCGGGGCAGAAAGGCGAACTCAGGGTGCAGCGTGCTCCACTGGCGCATGATTTCGGCAAATGGGCGGGGGTCGGCAATCTCATCCACCGCCACACCGGCCAGCTCGTCACTGGTGATGTTGCGGATGCAGTTACCGCTGGTCTGGATGCCGTGCATGTTCACGGTGGCGAGCAGGTCCATCACGTCGGCGCTCTTTGCCAGCGGAATCCAGTTGAACTGCACGTTTTGGCGGGTGGTGAAGTGGCCGTAGCCCACGGGTAGGTGGGTGGTGCCCCAGGTGGCTTGGGTGCCGATGGCCTTGTCAAACACCTCTTTGCTGGGGTGGTCGTATTCGCGGGCAATGCGGGCCAGCACGCGGAGCTGTGCGCTGGAGAGCTCGCCGTAGGGCACGGCCACGCGCAGCATGGGTGCGTAGCGCTGGATGTACCAGCCGTTTTGCAAGCGCAGAGGGCGGAACTCATCGTCGCTCAGGGTGCCGGCTTGGTTGCGCTCCAGTTGGTCGCGATGCTGGGCCGCGCGGGCGCGGATGAACTGGCGGTCAAATTCGGTGTACTGGTACATGGTTCAGTGGTTCAGATAGCAAGTAATTTCAGACCGGCGTAGGCCAGTAGGAGCGAAAGCAGCGAGCGAATGACGCGCTCTGGGGTTTTGAACATCAAATGGGAGCCTATCCAAATTCCGGGGATAGAACCCGCCAACAACTTGGCCAGCATAGACCAATCGACGGTACCTAACGATGCGTGGCCCATGCCTGCCACTAGCGTTAAAGGCACGGCATAGGCGATGTCCGCCGCAACGATGCGGGGTAGCGGTAGCAATGGGTAGAGCAGCATCAGCACGGTCACGCCGATTGCGCCTGCGCCCACCGATGTCAGCGTGACCAAGGTGCCGATCAAGGCACCAAACAACAATGGCAGGGTCCAGTGGCGTGGGCGAACCGCCGCTGCTTCTTCGCCGGCTGCAATGGTTTTGGGACCCGCTTTGCCACGCAGGGCCTTGTACAGCGTGGCAGCTGCGGTGAGCAGCAACGCAAAGCCCAGCGTGGTGGTCATGATGTGCTGCACGGTCTGGCTGGTGGTGCCCAGTGTGTGCAAGACGTACAGCGTGATGAGTGCGGCCGGAATGCTGCCTGCGGAAAGGTTCAGGACCACAGGCCAGTCAATATGGCCGGAGCGAGCCAGTTTAACGGTGCCGCCCATCTTGGTGAAAGCGGCAAAAAGCAAGTCGGTACCAACCGCTAGATAGGGTTTCACGCCAAAGAAAAAAATCAGGATAGGGGTCATCAAAGAGCCGCCCCCCACTCCGGTCAGACCAACTACTAAACCAACAAACAAACCCGCGAAAACGAACGCTAAATCGTGCATGGGGTGCACTGTAGAGCCTTGTCTTCAGAACTAAAACGATATTTTTGCTATGTTGGTATGCGATTTGGGAATATAGAGGAGCAGCGTGGGGCGGTGCACAGCAGATAGTGCCTATGAATAAGCCTGGCTAGCCGTTGCGCCAAGGTAGGCGGTAATGGTGGCCAAAAGTACCACATTCCCACATCCGCACTGCGCAGGCAGCTATGTTTTGCATAGCAACGGCCTGCGTAGGTCCGTGGGGGCTCTGTTAGTACTTCTTGCCGCGCAACTCTTCCATGCGCTCGTCAAAGTAGCTGCCCACGGTGTAGCGATCCGACAGCACCACTTCACGGCGTGGGTGCAGGAACAGGGGCAAGGAAATGCGCGACTTCTTGGCGCCATCACCTGTAGGGTTCAGCACGCGGTGAATGGTGCTGGGGTAGTAATGGCCCGAAGCCTCTTCCAGCATGTCGCCGATGTTGACGATGAGCAGACCAAAGTCGCAAGGCACGTCGTGCCACGCTTCATCTTTGCCCAGCACTTGCAAACCGGGCTCGGTGGCGGCAGGCAAGATGGTGAGCAAGTTGATGTCACCATGTGCTGCAGCGCGCACGGCACCAGGCTCTTCGTCGCCGCGCAAGGGTGGATAGTGCAGCACCCGCAAAAGGGTGTGGTCGCTGCCTTCGATCATTTTGGGCAAAGGCATGGAGTAACGCGCCTTCACCTCAGCGGGGGAGTTGTCTTCCACCCAACCCAAGAGTGTGGCTGCCAATGCCGCACCTTGCGCGTAGTAGCGCTGGGCAGCATCAGTCACCTCGGCTGGGTAACGGCCATTCGGGTAGATGTGATAGAACTCTTTGAGGTCCTTCTTGCTGTGGTTTTTGGCAGTTTCCGAGACGCTGGGCGAGAAGTAGCCGTCGTGAGTTTCGGAGTTGCTGGGGTACTTGTTTTTGGCATCAGTTTTGAAAAAGCCTAGCCATTCGGCGTAAATGCTTTCCACCAATGCTTGTGGCAAAGGGTGATTTTTCAGAACGCCAAAGCCTGTTTCGTGCAAGCTTTTGCAAAAGTCTTGTGGTGCCGTAGGGCTAGTGAAATCAACAATCGGCAAGTGCATGGCTTAGGCTTTCAACCAGTTGGACATGAGGGCTTTTTCAAAGACTGCCAAGCAGCCTGCAGAGTCAACCTGCATACACACTTGGGTAGACGGAATCTCAGCGCCCCAGCCTGGGTGCGGGTAGGCGATGTAGTCGCGCCGATTCATCATGGTTTGGCCTTGGGACAAACCCTCAGTGCCCACGCGCACGCGGCCATTCTCAATAGTGAACAACTCAGGGTTGACCAGGTAAATGAAGGCCAGCAAGTCATGCGCAAAACAACCGGGGTTGAGCGCTAAGTGGGCGTGCAAGCCGCTGTAGAACGTCGCATAGAACTCCACCGCGTGGTGCAGCGTGTCGGTAGCAATGTGCTTGTGGTGCTCAGCCAGTTTCTTGAAGAAGGCCAGCTCGGTGACCACTTTGTGCGTGACATCCAAGCCCACCATAGTCAGTTTCCAGCCCGCTGTGAAGACCAAGTCTGCGGCGTGGGGGTCATTCCAAATGTTGGCCTCAGCGACCGGAGACACGTTGCCTGGTTCAATCACGGTGCCGCCCATGATGATGACTTCGCGCACCAGTTCGGGCAAATTGGGCTCTAGCTTCAAGGCGGTTGCCAGGTTGCCCAAGGGGCCTACGGCCACCAGTGTGATTTCACCGGGATTCGCACGCGCCATGTCCACGATGAACTGCGCCGAGCTGCGTGGGTCCAGCTGGTTGCTGGTGGCAACGCGGCTTGGCAAGTTGCCCAAACCATCACCCCCGTGGATGAAGTCGGGCGGCGTGCCGGGTGCTTTGTACCAAGGGGTTTGTACGCCCTTAGTGACTGGGACTTCGCGATTGGCGATGGCCGTGAGGTACAGCGCATTGGTTGCTGCTTGCTCCACGGTGACGTTGCCAAACGTTGTGGTGATGCCCACCACATCGATGTCTGGATGCGCCAAGGCGAAATACAGAGCCATGGCGTCGTCAACACCCGGGTCCGTGTCGTAAATTACTTTGAATTTGGCTTGTATTGTCATAGTGGTGCCTTGTTTTGAATGGGTTAGGACAGTCCGCAGTAGGTCTTGAGTTCGGTTAGCGCTTCTGCGCTGGCAGGCGCACTGCTTGCCAGCAGTGTTGCCACTTCTTGGGCTGTAGGGATGCTCGATTGAGCCCCTAATTTGGTGCAGGCCAATGCACCAGCTGCACTGGCTTGGCGCAACGCGTCTGGCATGGCAGCTCCGTGGCTCAGCGCTGCGACCAGCGTGCCGCAGAAAGTATCACCCGCTGCGGTGGTGTCTACGGGGTCGACTGGAAATGCCGGCTGCAAGTAGATTTGTCCTAGATGGCGCGCGCAGCATCCACGGTGCCCGAGGGTGACCACTACGGTGGGGGCATCAATGCGTTCCAAGCACTGTGCAATGCTGCCTTGGTGTTGGGTAGTAGCCGCAAGCTCGCCTTCATTCAAGATCAAGATGTCTACATTGCGCAAGAGTTCTGCAGGCAGGGCTTGGGCAGGCGCTGCATTGAGGGCGACCGTTACAGATTGGGCCTTTGCAGCTTTCGCGTAGGCAGCGACAGTCTCCAATGGGGTTTCGAGTTGCATCAAAATATGGCTGAAGCCTACCAAGGCGGGCAAATGTTCGGCGCGCAAACTGTGGTTGGCGCCAGGGGCCACAGTGATTGCATTTTCTGCGTCGTCGGACACGCAGATAAACGCCGTTCCGGTGGGTTCATTGGTGCTGCGCACGGTGTGCAGGTTGACATTAGCGTCTGCGAGGGAGGCTTCGATGGGCGGCGCAAATGCGTCGTCACCCAGGGCCAACAGCATATGGGTGCTAACGTCACCAGCGCGTGCGCTCGCTACGGCTTGGTTGGCACCTTTGCCACCCGGAAATGTTTTAAAGTCGCGGCCCAGCACGGTTTCTCCCGGGCTTGGAATGTGGTTTGCGCGAACGACAAAGTCTAAATTGGCAGATCCGGCCACAAGTATCATTGAATCCTCTTTCTTGCGTTTAACCCACCATTTTGCAGCTTTTTCTGCATTTCAAAATAACGCTGTTTGTATAAATGCCAACTTCTATTCATTCGCAAGCCAAGCAGCTAGATCTAACTGGGAAAAGCAGGTCAGGGTCGCAGGCCGCCCCGTATGTGGTGGTGGTCGGCGGCGCCAATATGGACATCATTGCCAGCACCCCTGTTAGCGTAGCGGTGCACGACTCTACCCCTGGCAAAATTTCTTGCGCTCCTGGCGGGGTAGGGCGCAATATTGCGGAAAATCTGGCGCGTTTGGCTGCACCTGTGCATCTGCTCAGTGCGGTGGGCGATGACGTGTTTGGCAAGACTTTGCTGGACGCAAGTCGCCAAGCAGGGGTCAACATGGACAGTGTGTCGGTTTTGCCCGGCCACCGCACTGCGACCTATCTGTCTCTGCATGGCCCCAGCGGAGACATGGATGTGGCGGTGAATGACATGGGCATCATCGAAGCCTTGACCCCAGAGTGGCTTGGTCAGCATCATGAGTTGTTAGCCCACGCCGCTGCTGTAGTGGTGGACTGCAATTTGCCAGTGGATTGTTTAGCAAGTTTGTTGAATAGTGACATCGCAGCGCCTTTGTTTTTGGAAGCGGTATCGGTCACCAAATGCGTGCGTGCACAAGCTTGGCTCCACAAAGTGCATACCTTGAAAGCAAACGGGCTTGAGGCCGCCGCCTTGACCGGACGAGACATTCAGACCTTGGATGACGCGAAGCTGGCTGCCCTTGACTTGCATGTCCGCGGGGTCACCCACGTGGTGATTAGCTTGGGCGAGCAGGGCGTATGCTGGTGCGATGCGCAGGGGCAGCTTGGTCAACGGCCTGCCCATGCCGTTGAGGTGGTGAACACGTCTGGCGCGGGCGACGCTTTGATGGCGGGCCTGGTGAAGTCCTATTTGCTTGAATACACCCTAGGACGCAGTGTGGACTACGGTATGGCATGCGCAGAACTCACCTTGGAATGCGCCTTGGCCAACTCCCCGCAACTTTCTAGTCAAGCGGTGCAAAGCCGCTTGACGCCCCAATAACCATTAACAGTATTTTTGGAAAACACCATGAGTCACACCTCTTACCTCGACATTTCGCCGGAAGTTCAACATGCCTTGAACCATGGCTTGCCCATCGTGGCGCTGGAATCAACCATCATCTCTCATGGCATGCCGTACCCCCAAAACGTAGCCACCGCAATGCAGGTGGAGGCTGAAGTGCGTGCCCATGGGGCGGTTCCCGCAACCATTGCTATCGTGGATGGGCGCCTTAAAGCGGGGCTGAGTACAGAACACATTGAAGCGCTGGGGCGCGGCGGCCGTGATGTGGTCAAGGTAAGCCGCCGTGATATTCCGTTCATCGTGGCAGCGGGCACAACCGGCGCAACAACCGTAGCGTCTACGATGGTGATTGCTGCTATGGCTGGAATTTCAGTGTTTGCAACCGGCGGTATCGGTGGCGTGCACCGCAATGCGCAGCAAAGCTTTGACGTGTCGGCAGATTTGCAAGAGTTGGCGCAAACGCCTGTCGCAGTGGTGTGTGCAGGTGCCAAGTCGATCTTGGATTTGGGCTTGACCTTGGAATACCTAGAAACCCACGGCGTGCCGGTGGTGGGCTACCGCACCCACAAGTTGCCAGCTTTCTTCACGCAAGACAGTGCGTTCTCTGTTGATTACCGATTAGATAGCTCTCTCGAAATTGCCAAAGTCCTGCACGCCAAATGGGCGATGAACCTCAAAGGTGGCATGGTGATTGCTAATCCGATACCAGAGGAGTTTGCAATGCCCCGGGCGGTCATTGATTCAGCGATAGAGCAAGCGTTGCTTGAAGCACAGCAACAAGGCGTTGGCGGCAAAGAGTCGACACCATTTTTGCTTGCACGGGTATGCGATTTGACGGGGGGAGATAGTTTGGCCGCTAACATTCAGTTGGTGCTGAACAATGCGCGACTCGCTTGTGCCATAGCCTCAGAATTGCGACAGCTAAGTCAGTGATTGGTGATAGGGTTTATATGGGAAGGCTTATATCTACGGATAAGCCCTGATATAACCCACTTGCGGGGCAGCGTATGCTTCTGCTACGTTATCGATATCGGCGTGTCCACATGCAGTGTAGATCGATGTGAATAGTTTGTATTTGTTAGTCTTTAACCTTCTATTGAATAGAGAGAAATTATGAAAATGATGACCACAGCGCGTTTGGGACTTTTGGCTGCTGCTTTGATGGCCAGCTTCCACGCCATGGCTGAGCCAGCGGTTGTGTTTGACATGGGTGGTAAATTTGACAAGTCTTTCAACGAAGCTGCTTTCACCGGTATGGAAAAGTGGAAGAAGGAAACCGGGAAGACTTATTTGTCGTTTGAGATCACCAATGAATCTCAGCGTGAGCAAGCGATTCGTCGTATGGCTGAAAAAGGTGCGAGCCCTATCATCGGTATTGGTTTTGGCCAAGCTTCCAGCATTGAAAAAATCGCAAAAGAGTTCCCTAAGCTGAACTTTGCGATTGTCGATATGGTGGTGGATTTGCCTAATGTGCAATCTGTGGTGTTTAAAGAGCAAGAAGGCAGCTTCTTGGTAGGTGCTATGGCTGCCATGGCCAGCAAAACCGGCAAAGTGGGTTTTGTG is from Rhodoferax aquaticus and encodes:
- a CDS encoding nucleoside hydrolase, producing MTIQAKFKVIYDTDPGVDDAMALYFALAHPDIDVVGITTTFGNVTVEQAATNALYLTAIANREVPVTKGVQTPWYKAPGTPPDFIHGGDGLGNLPSRVATSNQLDPRSSAQFIVDMARANPGEITLVAVGPLGNLATALKLEPNLPELVREVIIMGGTVIEPGNVSPVAEANIWNDPHAADLVFTAGWKLTMVGLDVTHKVVTELAFFKKLAEHHKHIATDTLHHAVEFYATFYSGLHAHLALNPGCFAHDLLAFIYLVNPELFTIENGRVRVGTEGLSQGQTMMNRRDYIAYPHPGWGAEIPSTQVCMQVDSAGCLAVFEKALMSNWLKA
- a CDS encoding ribokinase, whose amino-acid sequence is MILVAGSANLDFVVRANHIPSPGETVLGRDFKTFPGGKGANQAVASARAGDVSTHMLLALGDDAFAPPIEASLADANVNLHTVRSTNEPTGTAFICVSDDAENAITVAPGANHSLRAEHLPALVGFSHILMQLETPLETVAAYAKAAKAQSVTVALNAAPAQALPAELLRNVDILILNEGELAATTQHQGSIAQCLERIDAPTVVVTLGHRGCCARHLGQIYLQPAFPVDPVDTTAAGDTFCGTLVAALSHGAAMPDALRQASAAGALACTKLGAQSSIPTAQEVATLLASSAPASAEALTELKTYCGLS
- a CDS encoding PfkB family carbohydrate kinase, translating into MPTSIHSQAKQLDLTGKSRSGSQAAPYVVVVGGANMDIIASTPVSVAVHDSTPGKISCAPGGVGRNIAENLARLAAPVHLLSAVGDDVFGKTLLDASRQAGVNMDSVSVLPGHRTATYLSLHGPSGDMDVAVNDMGIIEALTPEWLGQHHELLAHAAAVVVDCNLPVDCLASLLNSDIAAPLFLEAVSVTKCVRAQAWLHKVHTLKANGLEAAALTGRDIQTLDDAKLAALDLHVRGVTHVVISLGEQGVCWCDAQGQLGQRPAHAVEVVNTSGAGDALMAGLVKSYLLEYTLGRSVDYGMACAELTLECALANSPQLSSQAVQSRLTPQ
- a CDS encoding pseudouridine-5'-phosphate glycosidase, coding for MSHTSYLDISPEVQHALNHGLPIVALESTIISHGMPYPQNVATAMQVEAEVRAHGAVPATIAIVDGRLKAGLSTEHIEALGRGGRDVVKVSRRDIPFIVAAGTTGATTVASTMVIAAMAGISVFATGGIGGVHRNAQQSFDVSADLQELAQTPVAVVCAGAKSILDLGLTLEYLETHGVPVVGYRTHKLPAFFTQDSAFSVDYRLDSSLEIAKVLHAKWAMNLKGGMVIANPIPEEFAMPRAVIDSAIEQALLEAQQQGVGGKESTPFLLARVCDLTGGDSLAANIQLVLNNARLACAIASELRQLSQ